From one Salinibacterium hongtaonis genomic stretch:
- a CDS encoding aspartate aminotransferase family protein translates to MKNRTATSNESIVALDRAHVFHSWSAQGSLKPLVITGGSGSRAWDDEGRTYLDFSSQLINLNIGHQHPAVIAAIAEQAATLATVAPSTANLARGQAAERIVARAPEGFNRIFFTNGGADANENAIRMARLHTGRDTVLSTYRSYHGNTGAAIVATGDWRRMPNQYARGHVHFWGPYLYRSEFWATSPEQESERALRHLERTIQGEGAQTIAAVLLETVPGTAGILPPPPGYLAGVRELCDRYGIVLILDEVMAGFGRTGRWLALDGYDVVPDLITFAKGVNSGYVPVGGVIISDPIAADFDEQVFPGGLTYSGHPLAMGSIIGALDAMEREGIVDNAARIGADVLGPGLCALADKHPIIGEVRGEGVFWALELVSDRETREPVSAAVMGQVKSELVSRNLLTITQDNRIHVVPPCVVTDSEVAEALAIYDEVLELF, encoded by the coding sequence GTGAAGAACCGAACCGCAACGTCGAACGAGAGCATTGTGGCCCTCGATCGCGCCCACGTGTTCCACTCCTGGTCTGCCCAGGGCAGCCTCAAGCCCCTCGTGATTACGGGGGGATCCGGCAGTCGGGCCTGGGACGACGAGGGTCGCACCTATCTGGACTTCTCCAGTCAGCTCATCAATCTCAACATCGGCCATCAGCATCCGGCCGTCATCGCCGCCATCGCAGAGCAGGCGGCGACCCTCGCTACCGTCGCCCCGTCGACGGCGAACCTCGCCAGAGGTCAGGCGGCCGAGCGCATTGTCGCGCGCGCGCCGGAGGGCTTCAACCGCATCTTCTTCACCAACGGCGGTGCGGATGCCAATGAAAACGCCATCCGCATGGCCCGACTCCACACGGGGCGAGACACCGTGCTCTCCACCTACCGCAGCTATCACGGCAACACGGGGGCGGCCATCGTGGCCACGGGCGATTGGCGGCGGATGCCCAATCAATATGCCAGAGGCCACGTGCATTTTTGGGGCCCATACCTCTATCGCTCCGAGTTTTGGGCGACAAGCCCCGAGCAGGAGAGCGAGCGGGCGCTTCGCCATCTGGAGCGCACGATTCAGGGCGAGGGGGCCCAAACGATCGCCGCAGTTCTGCTGGAGACCGTGCCGGGCACGGCGGGCATCCTGCCCCCTCCGCCCGGATACCTAGCCGGGGTTCGCGAGCTGTGCGACCGCTACGGCATCGTGCTCATCCTCGACGAGGTCATGGCCGGATTCGGGCGCACGGGCCGGTGGCTCGCCCTCGACGGATACGACGTCGTGCCCGACCTCATCACCTTCGCCAAGGGCGTCAACTCGGGCTATGTGCCCGTTGGTGGCGTAATCATTTCCGACCCGATCGCCGCAGACTTCGACGAGCAAGTCTTTCCCGGCGGGCTCACCTACAGCGGGCATCCGCTGGCGATGGGATCGATCATCGGAGCGCTCGACGCGATGGAGCGCGAGGGCATCGTCGATAACGCTGCCCGCATCGGAGCGGATGTGCTCGGGCCGGGGCTGTGCGCGCTCGCTGACAAGCATCCGATCATTGGGGAGGTCCGCGGAGAGGGAGTCTTCTGGGCGCTCGAACTGGTCTCTGACCGCGAAACCCGCGAGCCCGTTTCTGCCGCAGTGATGGGGCAGGTCAAATCGGAGCTCGTGTCGAGAAACCTGCTCACCATCACTCAGGACAACCGCATCCATGTGGTGCCGCCGTGCGTTGTCACTGACTCGGAAGTGGCCGAGGCGCTCGCCATCTACGACGAAGTTCTCGAGCTGTTTTGA
- a CDS encoding ABC transporter permease: protein MQTTRVIAPIVVGVVVLGAWQLAVTFGGVSDYLLPSPAAILGQVADFGDSMISAGIITGTNALVGLVLGSVFGILLALLAAATRLIDHMAAPIVAALAVIPIVALAPVLNTMFGADSQVGRQIIASLAVFVPVFINTLRGLRQTLPVHRDLMTSYAATPRQVMTTVTLPTALPFVFTGIRIGSSLAVISALVAEYFGGPRGGLGGLISTSAASSAYPRAWAYVLVSIIIGLAFYLVTLAAERVAVRRRL, encoded by the coding sequence ATGCAGACCACACGGGTCATCGCCCCCATCGTCGTGGGCGTTGTCGTGCTGGGGGCATGGCAGCTTGCCGTCACCTTCGGCGGCGTATCCGACTATCTGCTGCCCAGCCCCGCCGCGATCCTCGGGCAGGTCGCCGACTTTGGTGACTCGATGATCAGCGCCGGCATCATCACGGGTACCAACGCCCTCGTGGGGCTCGTTCTCGGATCGGTGTTCGGCATCCTGCTAGCCCTGTTGGCCGCGGCAACCCGGCTAATCGACCACATGGCCGCGCCCATCGTCGCGGCACTTGCCGTGATCCCCATCGTGGCGCTCGCGCCCGTGCTCAACACAATGTTCGGCGCCGACTCCCAGGTGGGGCGGCAGATCATCGCCTCACTCGCGGTGTTCGTGCCCGTCTTTATCAACACGCTGCGGGGGTTGCGTCAAACGCTGCCGGTGCACCGAGACCTCATGACCTCGTATGCGGCGACGCCGCGCCAAGTCATGACCACCGTTACCCTGCCGACCGCGCTGCCCTTCGTGTTCACGGGCATTCGCATCGGATCGTCCCTCGCCGTAATTTCCGCGCTCGTCGCCGAGTACTTCGGCGGACCGCGCGGAGGTCTCGGCGGCCTCATCTCCACCTCCGCGGCGTCGAGCGCCTACCCCCGGGCGTGGGCCTACGTGCTCGTCTCCATCATCATCGGGCTCGCCTTCTATCTCGTCACTCTCGCCGCTGAGAGGGTCGCGGTTCGCCGACGACTATGA
- a CDS encoding ABC transporter permease, with product MSAGVADTPSLRRRRGAPMRELARWGAGALGIAVLIIVWELYKALGPADGLVIAGVRVLPRTSDLAMPHVWDMVARLGEPVSRAEGAEPLWVAVASAALVTLGIAAVGWLMGLVVGLVLALIMQRWRLAEWGLLPWIILSQTIPLIAFAPVVRSWGSRIEIGAFEWQDWMSVALIASYLAFFPIAVGALKGLQAPDTIHLELMRSYAVGWWKTLTALRLPAAVPYLLPALRLAAANAVIGAIVAEVSTGLQGGIGRILIQYAGQASGDPAKAWGPIFGAIVLGLAAAGSIALLGAMLGRYRRVEVGA from the coding sequence ATGAGCGCGGGCGTCGCCGACACTCCGTCGCTGCGGCGGCGGCGCGGCGCGCCCATGCGGGAACTCGCGCGCTGGGGGGCCGGTGCGCTCGGCATCGCGGTGCTCATCATCGTGTGGGAGCTCTACAAGGCGCTCGGCCCGGCGGACGGACTCGTCATCGCAGGCGTGCGGGTTCTGCCACGCACAAGCGATCTAGCGATGCCCCATGTCTGGGACATGGTCGCGCGGTTGGGTGAGCCCGTTTCTCGTGCCGAGGGGGCCGAGCCGCTCTGGGTGGCTGTCGCCTCCGCCGCCCTCGTGACGCTCGGCATCGCCGCCGTGGGATGGCTCATGGGCCTCGTTGTGGGCCTCGTCCTTGCGCTCATCATGCAGCGCTGGCGGCTGGCCGAATGGGGTCTGCTGCCCTGGATCATCCTGAGCCAGACCATCCCGCTCATCGCCTTCGCCCCCGTCGTTCGAAGCTGGGGCTCGCGCATCGAGATCGGCGCTTTCGAGTGGCAGGACTGGATGTCGGTGGCCCTGATCGCCTCGTACCTCGCATTCTTTCCCATCGCCGTCGGGGCGCTCAAGGGGCTGCAGGCACCCGACACGATTCACCTCGAACTGATGCGGTCGTATGCGGTGGGCTGGTGGAAGACCCTCACGGCGCTGCGGCTCCCCGCCGCCGTGCCCTACCTGCTGCCGGCTCTGCGACTCGCGGCGGCGAACGCCGTCATCGGCGCGATCGTCGCCGAGGTCTCGACGGGCCTGCAGGGCGGCATCGGGCGCATCCTCATCCAATACGCCGGGCAGGCCAGCGGCGACCCGGCCAAGGCATGGGGTCCCATCTTCGGGGCCATCGTGCTGGGCCTCGCCGCCGCAGGATCAATTGCCCTGCTGGGGGCAATGCTCGGCCGATACAGAAGAGTGGAGGTCGGCGCATGA
- a CDS encoding ABC transporter ATP-binding protein has translation MTDAVVISGVDKTFETKGGLVHALEAIELTVSEGEFVSLIGPSGCGKSTLMRLIADLDQPTTGTVQVFGRSAREARIAQDYGIAFQQAGLLPWRTVAENIELPLSLHGVGKAAREARVNELVRLVGLSDFADRYPDQLSGGMQQRVAIARSLAEKPRLLLMDEPFGALDEMTREHMQSELGRICAETGAAVVFVTHSIPEAVFLSDRVVVMSPRPGRVQQIVPMQLAATSDRHDDMREEAVFFEMITAVREALHQGSPSMVRGVENR, from the coding sequence ATGACCGACGCGGTAGTCATATCAGGGGTCGATAAGACATTCGAGACCAAGGGCGGCCTGGTGCACGCGCTCGAGGCGATCGAGCTCACGGTGTCGGAGGGCGAGTTCGTCTCGCTCATCGGCCCGTCCGGGTGCGGCAAGTCAACTCTCATGCGGCTTATCGCCGACCTCGACCAGCCCACGACGGGCACGGTGCAGGTGTTCGGGCGCTCGGCTCGTGAGGCCCGCATCGCCCAGGACTACGGAATCGCCTTTCAGCAGGCCGGCCTGCTGCCCTGGCGCACAGTTGCCGAGAACATCGAGTTGCCCCTATCGCTCCACGGTGTGGGCAAGGCGGCGCGCGAGGCGCGGGTGAACGAACTCGTCAGGCTCGTGGGGCTCTCTGACTTTGCCGACCGCTACCCCGACCAGCTCTCGGGCGGGATGCAGCAGAGAGTGGCGATCGCGCGCTCCCTGGCGGAGAAGCCTCGGCTGCTGCTGATGGACGAGCCCTTTGGCGCTCTCGACGAAATGACCCGCGAGCATATGCAGTCGGAACTCGGCCGCATCTGCGCCGAAACGGGGGCGGCGGTCGTGTTCGTGACGCACTCGATTCCCGAGGCCGTGTTTCTCTCCGACCGCGTCGTAGTGATGTCGCCGCGGCCGGGCCGCGTCCAACAGATCGTTCCCATGCAACTGGCCGCGACATCCGACCGCCACGACGATATGCGCGAGGAAGCGGTCTTCTTTGAGATGATCACCGCCGTGCGCGAAGCGCTGCATCAGGGTTCACCCTCGATGGTGCGCGGGGTGGAGAACCGCTGA
- a CDS encoding ABC transporter substrate-binding protein: MKHSTRRVASIAATSLAAALVLSACSASSDDAPADDDSLTPVKLQLQWLPQGQFAGYFAALDQGYFEEAGLDVEIIPSGGDIVPQDALANGDVDYAIAWVPKVLGSIEAGANVTNIAQIFQRSGTLQVAWADSGIESVADFEGKKIGSWGFGNEWEIFAAMAEEGLDSTTVEIITQDFNMNAFLSGDIDAAQAMTYNEYAQLLEAIDPETGEQYTEEDFTVISYEDTVGAMLQDAIWADTERLENDEEYQETTVEFLKAVIKGWIFAAENPEDAAVIVADNGSDWGASHELWMVNETNKLIWPAANGIGFIDQAAFDATVAAALSAKNETGAALITEEPPATAWTNEYIEKALAELEEEGIDIKGEGFTPIDVELLEGGA, translated from the coding sequence ATGAAACACAGCACCCGCCGCGTGGCATCCATTGCCGCAACGTCCCTCGCCGCAGCACTCGTGCTCTCGGCCTGTTCAGCATCCTCAGACGACGCGCCCGCCGACGACGACAGCCTCACCCCCGTCAAACTGCAGTTGCAGTGGCTGCCGCAGGGGCAGTTCGCCGGCTACTTTGCGGCCCTGGATCAGGGCTACTTCGAAGAGGCGGGCCTCGACGTCGAAATCATCCCCAGCGGTGGCGACATCGTGCCGCAGGATGCTCTCGCCAACGGCGACGTCGACTACGCGATCGCGTGGGTTCCCAAGGTGCTCGGCTCGATCGAGGCCGGCGCCAACGTGACCAACATCGCCCAGATCTTCCAGCGCTCCGGCACCCTGCAGGTGGCCTGGGCCGACTCCGGAATCGAGTCGGTTGCCGACTTCGAGGGCAAGAAGATCGGGTCATGGGGCTTCGGCAACGAGTGGGAGATCTTCGCCGCAATGGCGGAAGAAGGCCTCGACTCGACCACGGTGGAGATCATCACGCAGGACTTCAACATGAACGCCTTCCTTTCGGGCGACATCGACGCGGCCCAGGCCATGACCTACAACGAGTACGCGCAGCTGCTTGAGGCGATAGACCCCGAAACGGGCGAGCAGTACACGGAGGAGGACTTCACCGTCATCAGCTACGAAGACACCGTCGGGGCAATGCTCCAGGATGCGATTTGGGCCGATACCGAGCGCCTTGAGAACGACGAGGAGTACCAGGAGACCACGGTCGAGTTTCTCAAGGCCGTAATCAAGGGCTGGATCTTCGCCGCCGAGAACCCGGAAGACGCCGCAGTAATCGTGGCCGACAACGGATCCGACTGGGGAGCAAGCCACGAGCTGTGGATGGTCAACGAGACCAACAAGCTCATCTGGCCGGCCGCCAACGGCATCGGCTTCATCGACCAGGCGGCCTTCGACGCGACCGTCGCCGCGGCGCTCAGCGCCAAGAACGAGACGGGCGCAGCGCTCATCACCGAGGAGCCGCCGGCAACGGCGTGGACCAACGAATACATCGAGAAGGCCCTTGCCGAACTCGAAGAAGAAGGAATCGACATCAAGGGTGAAGGCTTCACCCCGATCGACGTAGAACTGCTCGAAGGCGGGGCATAG
- a CDS encoding CoA-acylating methylmalonate-semialdehyde dehydrogenase, giving the protein MTDIPTLSHWIDGRAFDGESRRTAPVYNPARGTVSTTVRLASTGDVDTAIAAASAAFSAWRDTSLAKRQSILFTFRELLNARKSELAAILTSEHGKVTSDALGEIARGLEVVEFALGMPHLMKGDYSENVSTGVDVYTLRQPIGVVGIISPFNFPAMVPLWFFPIAIAAGNTVVLKPSEKDPSAANWMAQLLAEAGLPAGVFNVVHGDKEAVDALLEHPDVASISFVGSTPIARYIYETAAKNGKRVQALGGAKNHMLVLPDADLDLAADAAVNAGFGSAGERCMAISVVVAVEPVADDLIEKITSRMAGLTVGDGTRNCDMGPLITEAHRDKVASYIEVAEADGALVVVDGRGIEVDGDASGFWLGPTLFDKVSPTSAVYKDEIFGPVLSIVRVGSYEEGLDLINESPYGNGTAIFTNDGGAARRFQYEVQVGMVGINVPIPVPVGYHSFGGWKQSLFGDAKAYGPAGVAFFTREKAVTSRWLDPSHGGINLGFPQHD; this is encoded by the coding sequence ATGACCGACATTCCCACCCTCAGCCACTGGATCGACGGCAGGGCCTTCGACGGAGAATCCCGCCGCACCGCTCCCGTCTATAACCCCGCCCGCGGCACGGTCTCCACGACCGTGCGCCTCGCGAGCACGGGCGACGTCGACACAGCCATCGCCGCGGCTTCTGCCGCCTTTAGCGCGTGGCGAGACACCTCTCTTGCTAAGCGTCAGAGCATCCTGTTCACCTTCCGGGAGCTTCTCAACGCGCGCAAATCAGAGCTTGCCGCCATCCTCACCTCTGAGCACGGCAAGGTGACCTCGGATGCTCTGGGCGAGATCGCGCGCGGCCTCGAGGTTGTGGAATTTGCCCTCGGAATGCCGCACCTGATGAAGGGCGACTACTCCGAGAATGTCTCCACGGGTGTCGACGTTTACACGCTGCGCCAGCCCATCGGGGTCGTGGGCATCATCAGCCCATTCAACTTTCCCGCGATGGTGCCGCTGTGGTTCTTTCCCATCGCGATCGCCGCGGGCAACACCGTGGTGCTCAAGCCGAGCGAGAAGGACCCATCGGCGGCGAACTGGATGGCGCAGCTGCTGGCAGAAGCCGGCCTGCCCGCAGGAGTCTTCAACGTCGTGCACGGCGATAAGGAGGCCGTCGATGCTCTGCTTGAGCACCCCGACGTCGCCTCCATTTCGTTCGTGGGGTCGACCCCCATCGCCCGCTACATCTATGAGACAGCGGCCAAGAACGGCAAGCGGGTCCAGGCGCTCGGCGGGGCCAAGAACCACATGCTCGTGCTGCCGGATGCTGACCTCGACCTGGCCGCCGACGCCGCCGTCAACGCGGGCTTCGGCTCAGCGGGCGAACGGTGCATGGCCATCAGCGTCGTGGTTGCGGTCGAGCCCGTTGCCGACGATCTGATCGAGAAGATCACCAGTCGCATGGCGGGGCTCACGGTCGGCGACGGAACCCGAAACTGCGACATGGGGCCGCTCATCACCGAGGCTCACCGCGACAAGGTCGCCTCGTACATTGAGGTCGCCGAGGCCGACGGAGCCCTTGTTGTCGTGGACGGACGCGGCATCGAGGTCGATGGCGACGCATCCGGATTCTGGCTCGGCCCTACCCTGTTCGACAAGGTCTCGCCGACCTCCGCCGTCTACAAAGACGAGATCTTCGGGCCCGTGCTGTCGATTGTGCGGGTGGGGTCGTATGAGGAAGGGCTCGACCTGATCAACGAGTCGCCGTACGGCAACGGAACCGCGATCTTCACCAACGACGGTGGCGCGGCTCGCCGCTTTCAGTACGAGGTACAGGTCGGCATGGTCGGCATCAACGTGCCGATCCCGGTGCCCGTTGGTTACCACTCGTTCGGCGGCTGGAAGCAGTCGCTGTTTGGCGACGCCAAGGCGTATGGGCCGGCCGGAGTCGCGTTCTTCACGCGCGAGAAGGCGGTCACCTCTCGGTGGCTTGACCCGTCGCACGGCGGCATCAACCTGGGGTTCCCGCAGCACGACTAG
- a CDS encoding LacI family DNA-binding transcriptional regulator produces the protein MVKQRATIDDVARAAGVSKSLVSFALNGKPGVAPQSRDRILRAAGELGWVPSVRARSLTTARAYALGLVIARDPAVISEDSFFPAFIAGIEAALAPVGQALVLSMVPDERAEHETYRQLVAHDRVDGVILTDLRESDSRVPLLRELGLLAVTLGHPQQHSEFPAVSVDDAPGIRAAVDHLVDLGHRRIAHVAGSSGMLHAARRSMAFSEALTLHGLRPDLVVEADFTAQGGAKATRDLLALEHPPTAIVYANDPMALAGMGVAQRLGLRVPEDLSVTGFDGGEAGRHNFPALTTVVTSVQEWGGASARALLSLIAGLDVADSELEPARLVVRESTASPVQHRATTALSAEKSIA, from the coding sequence ATGGTTAAGCAACGCGCCACGATCGATGACGTTGCTCGTGCCGCCGGGGTGAGCAAGTCGCTCGTCTCCTTCGCCCTGAACGGCAAACCGGGCGTCGCCCCACAGTCGAGGGACCGCATCCTGCGAGCCGCTGGCGAACTCGGCTGGGTTCCGAGCGTGCGCGCGCGTTCACTCACCACAGCCCGCGCCTATGCTCTCGGCCTTGTCATCGCCCGCGACCCCGCTGTGATTTCGGAGGACTCGTTCTTTCCGGCCTTCATCGCCGGCATCGAGGCCGCGCTTGCGCCGGTGGGGCAGGCCCTCGTGCTGAGCATGGTTCCCGACGAACGTGCCGAGCACGAGACCTATCGGCAGCTCGTTGCCCATGACCGGGTCGACGGCGTCATCCTCACCGACCTGCGGGAGTCAGACTCCCGCGTGCCCCTTCTGCGGGAGCTGGGGTTGCTCGCCGTCACCCTCGGTCATCCCCAGCAGCACTCCGAGTTCCCCGCCGTCTCTGTCGACGATGCGCCGGGCATCCGCGCCGCCGTCGATCACCTCGTGGATCTCGGCCACCGCCGCATCGCGCATGTCGCAGGATCGAGCGGGATGCTGCACGCCGCCCGCAGGTCGATGGCGTTCTCTGAGGCGCTGACCCTGCATGGCCTGCGCCCCGACCTCGTGGTCGAGGCGGATTTCACGGCCCAGGGCGGCGCCAAGGCGACCCGTGATCTGTTGGCGCTTGAGCATCCGCCGACAGCGATCGTCTACGCGAACGATCCCATGGCTCTCGCGGGGATGGGGGTCGCCCAGCGGCTCGGGCTGCGCGTGCCAGAAGACCTGTCGGTGACGGGGTTCGATGGGGGCGAGGCGGGGCGCCACAACTTTCCCGCCCTGACCACCGTGGTGACCTCGGTGCAGGAGTGGGGCGGAGCATCCGCCAGGGCCCTTCTTTCTCTGATCGCGGGCCTGGACGTGGCTGACAGTGAACTGGAACCCGCCCGGCTCGTCGTGCGCGAGTCAACCGCAAGCCCCGTTCAACACCGTGCCACTACGGCGCTTAGCGCCGAAAAGTCGATCGCCTAA
- the hydA gene encoding dihydropyrimidinase, giving the protein MKTLIKNGTVVNATGTASADVLIDGDSIAAVLAPGSTLLGFDIERNVDTVIDATGKYVIPGGIDAHTHMEMPFGGTQASDTFETGTRAAAWGGTTSIVDFVVQYPEEQVLDRYHAWQEKAAGNCAIDYGFHQILSDVQDASLTAMDELIDEGVTSFKLFMAYKGVFLSDDGQILRAFQKGAENGAMMMMHAENGAIIDVLVKQALEAGNTSPYYHGLTRPWQAEEEATHRAIMIADLTGAPLYVVHVSAKQAVEQIAAARDRGLNVFGETCPQYLYLSLEDQLGAPGFEGAKWVCSTPLRSKHEGHQHHMWQSLRTNDIQMVSTDHCPFCMKDQKEMGVGDFSKIPNGIGSVEHRMDLMYQGVVTGQITLPRWVELTSTTPARMFGMYGKKGVIQPGADGDIVVYDPNGHTSIGLGTDPSGAPTGRTHHMNMDYSAWEGYEIDGHVDTVLSRGKVIVDESGYIGTKGDGRYIKRGLSQYLI; this is encoded by the coding sequence ATGAAGACCCTCATCAAGAACGGAACCGTCGTGAATGCGACGGGCACAGCATCCGCCGACGTGCTGATCGACGGAGACTCGATCGCGGCCGTGCTCGCGCCCGGTTCCACGCTGCTCGGGTTCGACATCGAGCGCAACGTCGACACGGTGATCGACGCGACGGGCAAGTACGTGATTCCCGGCGGCATCGATGCGCACACCCACATGGAGATGCCCTTCGGCGGCACGCAGGCATCCGACACGTTCGAAACGGGCACCCGTGCTGCGGCGTGGGGTGGCACGACGAGCATCGTCGACTTCGTCGTGCAATACCCAGAGGAGCAGGTGCTCGACCGCTACCACGCGTGGCAGGAGAAAGCTGCGGGGAACTGCGCGATCGACTACGGCTTTCACCAGATCCTCTCGGATGTTCAGGATGCTTCGCTGACGGCGATGGATGAACTGATCGACGAGGGCGTCACGAGCTTCAAACTCTTCATGGCCTACAAGGGCGTGTTTCTCTCGGACGACGGCCAGATCTTGCGGGCGTTTCAGAAGGGTGCCGAGAACGGCGCGATGATGATGATGCACGCCGAGAATGGCGCCATCATCGACGTGCTCGTGAAGCAGGCGCTCGAGGCCGGCAACACGTCGCCGTACTACCACGGGCTCACTCGGCCGTGGCAGGCGGAGGAGGAGGCAACGCATCGGGCGATCATGATCGCCGACCTCACGGGGGCGCCGCTCTACGTTGTGCACGTGTCGGCGAAGCAGGCGGTCGAGCAGATCGCCGCAGCCCGCGACCGCGGCCTCAACGTGTTCGGCGAGACCTGCCCGCAGTACCTCTACCTGTCGCTCGAAGACCAGCTCGGGGCTCCCGGCTTCGAGGGGGCGAAGTGGGTGTGTTCCACCCCGCTGCGGTCGAAGCATGAGGGTCACCAGCACCACATGTGGCAGAGCCTGCGGACCAACGACATCCAGATGGTCTCCACGGACCATTGCCCGTTCTGCATGAAGGACCAGAAGGAGATGGGGGTCGGGGATTTCTCCAAGATCCCCAACGGCATCGGCTCGGTCGAGCACCGGATGGATCTCATGTATCAGGGCGTCGTGACCGGCCAGATCACTCTGCCGCGCTGGGTCGAGCTCACCTCGACGACACCCGCCCGCATGTTCGGCATGTACGGCAAGAAGGGCGTCATCCAGCCGGGTGCTGATGGCGACATTGTCGTCTACGACCCCAACGGTCACACGTCTATCGGGCTCGGAACCGACCCGTCCGGGGCGCCGACCGGGCGAACGCATCACATGAATATGGACTACTCCGCGTGGGAGGGCTACGAGATCGACGGCCATGTCGACACCGTGCTCTCGCGCGGCAAGGTCATCGTCGACGAGAGCGGATACATCGGCACCAAGGGTGACGGCCGGTACATCAAGCGCGGCCTGAGCCAGTACCTGATCTGA
- a CDS encoding TIGR03842 family LLM class F420-dependent oxidoreductase, whose protein sequence is MDFGAVLQTNPPSARTVQLAKLAEAHGFSHVWTFDSHLLWQEPYVIYSRILAETDKVIVGPMVTNPATRDWTVTASTYATLNEMYGNRTICGIGRGDSAVRVTNGAPTTLKTLRESIHVIRELANSRPVEYNGATLQFPWSKGSQLDVWVAAYGPLALKLTGEVGDGFILQMADLDVAEWMIGAVRKAAAEAGRDPMAVKFCVAAPMYIGDDREHMRDQCRWFGGMVGNHVADIVAKYGENSAVPKALTDYIKGREGYDYNEHGRAGNTHADFVPDEIVERFCLLGTASDHIEKLTSLAELGVDQFAGYLQHDNKEETLRVYGDTVIPAMSEHIVAKA, encoded by the coding sequence ATGGATTTTGGAGCAGTTCTGCAGACCAACCCGCCATCGGCGCGCACGGTGCAGTTGGCGAAGCTCGCCGAAGCCCACGGGTTCAGCCATGTGTGGACATTCGACTCTCACCTGCTGTGGCAGGAGCCCTATGTGATCTACAGCCGCATTCTCGCGGAGACCGACAAGGTGATCGTCGGACCGATGGTCACCAATCCGGCAACCCGCGACTGGACGGTGACGGCGTCGACCTACGCCACCCTCAACGAGATGTACGGCAACCGCACGATTTGCGGAATTGGGCGCGGTGACTCGGCCGTGCGCGTCACCAACGGTGCCCCCACCACTCTCAAAACCCTGCGGGAATCGATTCATGTGATTCGTGAGCTGGCCAACAGCAGGCCCGTCGAATACAACGGTGCGACCCTGCAGTTTCCGTGGAGCAAGGGTTCTCAGCTCGACGTGTGGGTGGCGGCCTACGGCCCCCTCGCGCTCAAGCTCACGGGAGAGGTTGGCGACGGCTTCATTCTGCAGATGGCTGACCTCGACGTGGCCGAGTGGATGATCGGCGCGGTTCGCAAGGCGGCCGCGGAAGCGGGGCGAGACCCCATGGCGGTCAAGTTCTGCGTCGCAGCCCCCATGTACATCGGCGATGACAGGGAGCACATGCGCGACCAGTGCCGCTGGTTCGGAGGCATGGTCGGCAACCATGTCGCCGACATCGTGGCGAAGTACGGCGAGAACTCGGCCGTGCCCAAGGCCCTCACCGACTACATCAAGGGCCGCGAGGGCTACGACTACAACGAGCACGGGAGAGCGGGCAACACGCACGCCGACTTCGTGCCCGACGAGATCGTGGAGCGGTTCTGCCTTCTCGGCACGGCATCCGACCACATCGAGAAGCTCACGTCCCTCGCGGAACTCGGGGTCGACCAGTTCGCCGGCTACCTGCAGCACGACAATAAAGAAGAAACGCTGCGGGTGTATGGCGATACCGTGATTCCGGCGATGTCTGAGCACATCGTGGCCAAGGCATGA